The following coding sequences lie in one Flavobacteriales bacterium genomic window:
- a CDS encoding phosphatase PAP2 family protein produces the protein MKKSSWFLMVILLLSIGLNAQTDTTFAESKKSKSIIKKSILPATLILTGVALNNSDFEKQFTKDVRNKVGNDFEFKIDDYIQYVPTIQMYGADMLGIPSKNHWFDQTKYLAISHLATAIIVHSFKRGVNKTRPNNGPHSFPSGHTATAFTGATVLFQEFKETSPFLAYSGFAFSTTTGAFRIINNAHWLSDVVTGAGISILVVNLVYHIEPLKNFNPFKKDKTTSLIPYYNQNEFGFYFSKTF, from the coding sequence ATGAAAAAAAGTAGTTGGTTTTTAATGGTAATACTTCTATTATCTATTGGTTTAAATGCTCAAACCGATACAACTTTTGCTGAATCAAAGAAAAGCAAGTCCATCATTAAAAAAAGTATTTTACCTGCTACATTAATTTTAACAGGAGTGGCTTTAAACAACAGTGATTTTGAAAAACAATTCACCAAAGATGTAAGAAATAAAGTAGGAAATGACTTTGAGTTTAAAATTGACGATTATATACAATACGTACCAACAATACAAATGTATGGAGCAGATATGCTTGGTATTCCATCCAAAAACCATTGGTTCGACCAAACCAAGTATTTAGCCATTAGCCATTTAGCTACAGCTATAATTGTACATTCTTTTAAGAGAGGTGTTAATAAAACTCGCCCAAATAATGGTCCACACTCTTTTCCATCGGGGCACACTGCCACAGCATTTACAGGTGCAACAGTACTGTTTCAAGAATTTAAAGAAACCAGTCCTTTTTTAGCTTACAGTGGCTTTGCATTTTCAACAACTACTGGTGCTTTTAGAATAATTAACAATGCTCATTGGTTATCGGATGTAGTTACAGGTGCTGGAATAAGTATTTTAGTGGTAAACTTGGTTTATCATATTGAACCACTAAAGAATTTTAACCCTTTTAAAAAGGATAAAACCACTTCTTTAATTCCTTATTACAATCAGAATGAATTTGGTTTTTATTTTTCAAAAACGTTTTAA
- a CDS encoding sulfatase-like hydrolase/transferase, whose amino-acid sequence MNKFKDLFFQKRLSLLYFFALFFLVFSEITRLAFYIWSFEFIDFSIISFFKILLMGLFFDLGVISYFLLPYLIYLLITPNKLVGSKFDKYITYFAYFVGLTIFTFSFLAEFTFWDEFKCRFNFIAVDYLIYTFEVVQNIHQSYPLYILLPSVILVVCLFIYLTAKQGIFNNTFSSTLLLKTKATVLLLVLAVSILFTLFITNKDAEWSLNRYENELSKSGIYSFFAAFRNNELSYTEFYTTRDLDESFTTLKELTLAENETYLTDSLYSLKRLVKNEGEELKPNVIFICIESFSADFMKRFGNEYNITPFLDSLSQNSIFFNNIFATGTRTVTGMEAITLCIPPSPGRSIVKRANNTGLFTIGSIFKQKNYKNVFFYGGDGYFDNMNQYFGGNGFDIVDRGRGFLLGDDFNSKRTNINDDEVQFENAWGVCDEDIYSKVIKEADKDYENNQPFFNFVMTTSNHKPYSYPEGKIDIPSKQSREGAVKYTDYAIYDFIEKAKKKPWFSNTVFVIMSDHCASSAGKQELDVSKYHIAAFIYNLPNTENKEISTFCSQIDFFPTLFGYLNWSYTTQLFGKDVRKMKPTDERTFIGNYRKMGYMKENKLMVLGDMKSANYYEWDKSSNILTLLPENEQAIKEAVSYYQTRDYLYQNGLLK is encoded by the coding sequence ATGAACAAGTTTAAAGACTTATTTTTTCAAAAACGACTTTCATTACTTTATTTTTTCGCTTTGTTTTTTCTGGTTTTTTCAGAAATAACTAGACTAGCATTTTATATTTGGTCGTTCGAATTTATTGATTTTTCGATAATTAGCTTCTTCAAGATTTTGTTAATGGGTTTATTCTTTGACCTTGGAGTTATTTCATATTTTTTACTTCCCTATTTGATCTATTTATTAATTACCCCAAATAAACTTGTGGGTAGTAAATTTGACAAGTACATTACCTACTTTGCTTATTTTGTAGGTTTAACCATATTCACTTTTAGTTTTTTAGCTGAATTTACCTTTTGGGATGAGTTTAAATGCCGATTTAACTTTATTGCCGTTGATTATTTGATTTACACTTTTGAAGTAGTTCAAAACATACACCAATCCTATCCTTTGTACATATTATTACCAAGTGTTATTTTAGTGGTATGCCTGTTTATTTACTTAACAGCTAAACAAGGTATTTTCAATAACACTTTCTCTTCAACATTATTATTAAAAACTAAAGCAACCGTACTTTTATTGGTATTAGCCGTATCAATCTTATTCACTTTGTTTATTACCAACAAAGATGCCGAATGGTCGTTAAACAGATATGAGAATGAATTAAGTAAATCAGGAATTTACTCGTTTTTTGCAGCTTTTAGAAATAATGAGTTGAGTTATACCGAGTTTTATACAACAAGAGATCTGGATGAGTCTTTTACAACATTAAAAGAATTAACACTTGCTGAGAATGAAACATATTTAACAGATAGTTTATATAGTCTAAAAAGATTAGTAAAAAATGAAGGTGAAGAACTAAAACCAAACGTTATATTTATTTGTATTGAAAGTTTTAGTGCTGATTTTATGAAAAGGTTTGGAAATGAATATAACATCACTCCATTTTTAGACTCTTTATCTCAGAATAGTATTTTTTTCAACAATATATTTGCAACTGGTACAAGAACTGTTACAGGAATGGAAGCGATTACACTATGTATTCCTCCTTCGCCTGGTAGAAGTATTGTTAAAAGAGCAAACAATACAGGATTATTTACTATTGGGTCTATTTTTAAACAAAAAAATTATAAAAATGTTTTCTTTTATGGAGGAGATGGGTACTTCGACAACATGAACCAATATTTTGGTGGTAATGGTTTTGATATTGTTGATCGAGGTAGAGGTTTTCTATTAGGGGATGATTTCAACTCAAAAAGAACCAATATTAATGATGACGAAGTTCAATTCGAAAATGCTTGGGGGGTTTGTGATGAGGATATTTATAGTAAAGTAATTAAAGAAGCCGATAAAGATTATGAGAACAATCAACCTTTTTTCAATTTTGTAATGACAACTTCTAATCATAAGCCATACTCATATCCAGAAGGAAAAATTGATATCCCATCAAAACAAAGTCGTGAAGGTGCTGTAAAATACACCGATTACGCTATTTACGATTTTATTGAAAAAGCAAAGAAAAAACCATGGTTTAGTAATACCGTTTTTGTCATCATGTCAGACCATTGTGCTTCTAGTGCTGGAAAACAAGAGCTTGATGTATCAAAATATCATATTGCAGCTTTTATATACAATTTACCGAATACAGAAAATAAGGAAATAAGTACATTTTGTTCTCAAATAGATTTTTTTCCTACTCTTTTTGGGTATTTAAATTGGAGCTATACCACTCAACTATTTGGGAAAGATGTTAGAAAAATGAAACCAACGGATGAAAGAACCTTTATTGGTAATTATAGAAAAATGGGGTACATGAAAGAAAATAAATTAATGGTTTTAGGTGATATGAAATCTGCCAATTATTACGAATGGGATAAATCATCAAACATATTAACACTATTACCTGAAAACGAACAAGCGATAAAAGAAGCGGTCTCTTATTATCAAACTAGAGATTATTTATACCAGAATGGGTTACTAAAATAG
- a CDS encoding M4 family metallopeptidase, whose translation MRIALVILIILLFHDVTQSKNTVLYGKGANEVVRGSLEVRFKEFSSIPNYVKFKKGEELPFDKLSSFLSNFYKLDYNYGLELINIENDNLDFTHYRYRQTINNIPVRLSMFIVHTKKGLIKSMNGELFDNAVGSNSIAITEQEAISFALNFINAETYKWEVELEEKHLKWSTENNDATYYPQADLVFISKDGKITNELRVAYKFNIYAHQPISRQEVYVDAITGEILFAENKIQHVDEVGTAQTAYSGLQVITSDSLGSNIYRLQEIGRGNGIRTFNCNNDTVFNNIDFINSNANWNLTGIDSYVLDAHWGAEMTYDYYLNKHGRNSIDGNGFRLDSYTHYANNYQNAFWDGTRMVYGDGLLSNNTSPFTSIDIVGHEITHGMTNFTADLIYFAESGALNESFSDIFGVTIDYVSRPSVANWLIGEEVNGVGIRNMTNPNQFDNPDTYLGDFWHPIGWGGWDNDGVHTNSGVQNFWYVLLVNGGNGINDIGNTYFVNGLGLDKAAEIAYRNLSVYLTPSSNYQDARFFSIQAAVDLYGECSVEVESVTNAWYAVGVGDAYMTGAYSDFEACYINSCEVPYTVDFSNNSQNGVSYLWDFGDGDTSSVYSPSHTYNNYGVYSVKLKVDGGNNCGTDSLIKTNYINIDSMALCNTSTPAQFGFLNITDCKGRLFDNGGACSNYLGASEFQILIQPPGSQQVSLDFIMFDVEAGSQGGLICDYDFLKIYDGPSTSSPLIGIFCNNNLPPSTINSTGNALTLVFISDNAIQNKGFEIEWSCIESTLAPVADFVSDVDSTCWGMVRFTDLSANGASNWIWDFGDGAVSSIQHPIHYYQTSGIYTVKLTATNSFGTSTETKTDYIYVNIPVVPTVMGDTICSDTTAYLSAIGQGTLRWYDHPSNSFPLLATGNNFTTPILNTSKTYYVSDVLDGPVQSLGKIDNTGSGNYSNSGGLFFRVYKTIIIQSVKIYAQTAGNLNIIIADSTFSLQLRSSTNYVNIGEQIVELNFKLEPGAYYLNITNPTIPLGPKLYQNTGSISYPYTLNGLASIIRGNNPSGYYNFFYDWKVYEPGCSSPRVPVVAVVNSCVGIDELNLSSHILSYFNNSNNKIEVKFNNIRKGEYHLMVVSSLGQVVYNEMLNINGEVKNHNISMEGKSKGIYFLLLKNINGSYVNKILKTN comes from the coding sequence ATGCGTATAGCTCTAGTTATTCTAATAATTTTATTATTTCATGATGTTACTCAATCTAAAAATACAGTATTATATGGAAAAGGAGCTAATGAAGTTGTTCGTGGTAGTTTAGAGGTTCGTTTTAAAGAGTTTTCATCAATACCTAATTATGTTAAATTTAAAAAAGGAGAAGAATTACCATTTGATAAATTAAGTTCATTTTTAAGTAATTTTTATAAATTAGATTATAATTATGGATTAGAGCTGATAAATATTGAAAATGATAATTTAGATTTTACTCATTATCGGTATCGCCAGACCATAAATAATATTCCAGTGAGACTCAGTATGTTTATTGTTCATACCAAAAAAGGATTAATAAAATCTATGAATGGTGAATTATTTGATAACGCTGTTGGTTCTAATTCAATAGCTATTACTGAACAGGAAGCAATTAGTTTCGCTTTAAATTTTATTAATGCCGAAACTTATAAGTGGGAAGTTGAATTGGAGGAAAAACATTTAAAGTGGTCAACAGAAAATAATGATGCTACTTATTATCCTCAAGCTGATTTAGTATTTATTTCAAAAGATGGTAAAATCACTAATGAACTTAGAGTTGCTTATAAATTTAATATCTATGCTCATCAACCAATTTCTCGTCAAGAAGTATATGTTGATGCAATAACAGGTGAAATACTTTTTGCTGAAAATAAGATTCAACATGTTGATGAAGTTGGTACTGCACAAACTGCTTATAGTGGTTTACAAGTTATAACTAGTGATAGTTTGGGAAGTAATATTTATCGGTTGCAAGAAATAGGTAGAGGGAATGGAATTAGAACTTTTAATTGTAATAATGATACCGTTTTTAACAATATAGATTTTATAAATTCAAACGCTAATTGGAATTTAACTGGTATTGATTCTTATGTCTTAGATGCTCATTGGGGTGCTGAAATGACGTACGATTATTATTTAAATAAACACGGAAGAAATAGTATCGATGGAAATGGTTTTAGATTAGACAGTTATACTCATTACGCTAATAATTACCAAAATGCATTCTGGGATGGAACAAGGATGGTATATGGGGATGGACTTCTTTCTAATAACACTTCTCCTTTTACCTCAATTGATATTGTGGGACATGAAATCACTCATGGAATGACAAATTTTACTGCTGATTTAATTTATTTTGCCGAATCAGGTGCATTAAACGAGTCATTTAGCGATATTTTTGGAGTCACTATTGATTATGTTTCAAGACCTTCTGTCGCAAATTGGTTAATAGGAGAGGAAGTTAATGGAGTAGGAATTAGAAATATGACAAATCCTAACCAATTTGATAATCCAGATACATATCTTGGAGATTTTTGGCATCCTATAGGTTGGGGAGGATGGGATAATGATGGTGTACATACAAATAGTGGGGTTCAAAATTTTTGGTATGTACTTTTGGTAAATGGAGGCAATGGTATTAATGATATTGGGAATACATATTTTGTAAATGGATTAGGATTAGATAAAGCTGCTGAAATCGCTTATAGAAATTTATCAGTTTATTTAACGCCGAGTTCAAATTATCAGGATGCCAGATTTTTTTCTATTCAAGCAGCAGTAGATTTATATGGGGAATGCTCAGTTGAAGTAGAATCTGTAACAAATGCATGGTATGCTGTTGGTGTTGGAGATGCTTATATGACAGGCGCGTATAGTGATTTTGAAGCATGTTATATTAATTCTTGTGAAGTACCTTATACGGTAGATTTTTCAAATAATAGTCAAAATGGAGTTTCATATTTATGGGATTTTGGAGATGGAGACACAAGCTCTGTTTATTCTCCTTCTCATACTTATAACAATTATGGAGTTTATTCTGTTAAATTAAAAGTCGATGGAGGAAACAACTGTGGTACAGATTCATTAATTAAAACAAATTACATAAATATTGATTCGATGGCTCTTTGTAATACTTCTACACCAGCTCAATTTGGATTTTTAAATATTACAGATTGTAAGGGTAGGTTATTTGATAATGGGGGGGCATGCTCAAATTATCTAGGGGCTAGTGAGTTTCAAATTCTTATTCAACCTCCAGGGTCGCAACAAGTGAGTTTAGATTTTATAATGTTTGATGTAGAAGCAGGAAGTCAAGGTGGTTTAATATGTGATTATGATTTTTTGAAGATTTATGATGGTCCATCAACTTCCTCACCTCTCATTGGAATATTTTGTAACAATAATTTACCTCCATCAACAATTAATTCAACTGGTAATGCATTAACATTGGTGTTTATATCGGATAATGCGATACAAAATAAAGGGTTTGAGATAGAGTGGTCATGTATTGAAAGTACCCTAGCACCCGTTGCTGATTTTGTTTCTGATGTTGATTCAACTTGTTGGGGAATGGTAAGATTTACCGATCTTTCAGCCAATGGTGCTTCTAATTGGATATGGGATTTTGGTGATGGAGCAGTATCTAGTATTCAACATCCTATTCATTACTATCAAACTTCAGGAATATATACAGTTAAACTTACTGCTACTAACTCTTTTGGAACATCAACAGAAACGAAAACAGATTATATTTATGTAAATATTCCTGTGGTACCTACTGTAATGGGTGATACTATTTGTAGTGATACTACAGCCTATTTATCGGCTATTGGGCAAGGAACTCTTAGGTGGTATGATCATCCTTCAAATTCATTCCCCCTTTTGGCAACCGGAAATAACTTCACTACTCCAATATTAAATACATCAAAAACATATTATGTTTCAGACGTGCTTGATGGACCTGTACAAAGTTTAGGTAAAATTGATAATACAGGATCGGGAAATTATTCTAATAGTGGAGGTTTATTTTTTAGAGTTTATAAAACAATAATTATTCAGTCAGTAAAAATATATGCTCAAACTGCTGGTAATCTTAATATAATAATAGCTGATTCTACTTTTTCTTTACAATTACGTTCAAGCACCAATTATGTAAATATTGGAGAACAAATCGTTGAATTAAATTTTAAATTAGAACCTGGTGCTTATTATTTAAATATAACTAATCCTACAATCCCATTAGGCCCTAAATTATATCAAAATACTGGTTCAATAAGCTATCCATATACATTAAATGGTTTAGCATCTATTATTAGAGGTAATAATCCCTCTGGTTATTATAATTTTTTTTATGATTGGAAAGTATATGAGCCTGGTTGTTCAAGCCCGAGAGTTCCTGTTGTAGCAGTTGTTAATTCTTGTGTAGGAATAGATGAATTGAATTTGTCATCTCATATTTTATCATATTTTAATAATTCAAACAATAAAATAGAAGTAAAGTTTAACAACATACGAAAAGGGGAGTATCACTTAATGGTTGTTAGTAGTTTAGGGCAAGTAGTTTATAATGAAATGTTAAACATAAATGGAGAGGTAAAAAACCATAATATTAGCATGGAAGGAAAGTCAAAAGGAATATATTTTCTTTTATTAAAAAATATAAATGGATCGTATGTTAATAAAATACTAAAAACAAACTAA
- a CDS encoding sigma-70 family RNA polymerase sigma factor, producing MLLSKLSEQELIRAYINGNENAIEQLILRHKNRVYSYIYYKVKDEELAEDIFQDTFIKVINTLKKGNYNDEGKFLPWVLRIAHNLVIDFFRKNARMPVVKGNDDFDIFDVLSSPDKNIEQTIQSTQVYKHLKSLIKHLPNDQKEVIMMRMYFDMSFKEIADMTNVSINTSLGRMRYALINLRKMIEEKNISLAI from the coding sequence ATGTTACTTTCAAAACTTTCAGAACAAGAGCTAATTCGTGCTTATATCAATGGCAATGAAAACGCTATCGAACAACTTATTCTAAGACATAAAAATAGAGTGTATTCTTACATTTATTATAAAGTCAAAGATGAGGAATTGGCTGAAGACATTTTTCAAGACACCTTTATTAAGGTTATTAATACCTTGAAAAAAGGAAACTATAATGATGAAGGAAAATTCCTTCCATGGGTTTTAAGAATTGCACACAACTTGGTTATCGACTTTTTCAGAAAAAATGCTCGAATGCCTGTAGTTAAAGGAAATGATGATTTTGACATTTTTGATGTACTCTCATCTCCCGATAAAAACATTGAACAAACCATTCAATCAACTCAAGTTTATAAGCACTTGAAAAGTTTGATTAAACATTTACCTAACGATCAAAAAGAGGTAATAATGATGCGAATGTATTTTGACATGAGTTTTAAAGAAATTGCTGATATGACCAATGTTAGTATTAACACATCACTTGGTAGAATGAGGTATGCACTCATTAATTTACGAAAGATGATTGAGGAAAAAAATATCTCTTTAGCGATATAA
- the uvrA gene encoding excinuclease ABC subunit UvrA has translation MKLTEDSKINTKTHIYIKGARVHNLKNIDVAIARNKFTVITGLSGSGKSSLAFDTLFAEGQRRYVESLSSYARQFLGKIEKPDVDHIYGISPAIAIEQKVNTVNKRSTVGTSTEIYDYLKLLFARIGTTFSPISGDLVKRETVNDVVKWFNQLKDNDKVYLLSTIDLKDKDTKEQLDLLLKQGFSRVWINNKIERIEQVAEKQITGASLDVLIDRFIIENTNDDNESRVFGSVETAFYEGQGTCKIVVDRNNELTTKNFNNRFEMDGIEFHEPNAHFFSFNNPIGACKTCEGYGSVIGIDVDLVIPNKTLSVYDDAIVCWRGDKMKEWKDKLVMNSSEFNFPIHKPIYDLSKEQIELLWKGNKHFQGLNDFFKMLEAESYKIQYRVMLSRYRGKTVCPDCKGTRLRKDANYVKIDNHSITDLVLMSITHLSEFFEKITLSKKEQEIGHRLLIEIRSRLQFLKDVGLGYLTLNRLSSTLSGGESQRINLATSLGSSLVGSMYVLDEPSIGLHSKDTENLIKVLKNLRDIGNTVIVVEHDEDIIKAADEVIDLGPFAGHLGGELIFQGNVEALEKDKKSLTAQYMNGIEKIEVPKKRRKWNNYIEIKGARENNLKNIDVKFPLHTLTVITGVSGSGKSSLVKNCLLPSVKKIFDGYAENSGKIDRIEGDINQIKGVEFINQNPIGKSSRSNPVTYIKAYDDIRNLFASQKLAKTRRLKPSHFSFNIDGGRCETCKGEGEITVEMQFMSDIHLKCEACNGKRFKNDILEIKINNATISDVLDMTIDESMDYFKQIEGNISAKIVQKISTLQEVGLGYVHLGQSSNTLSGGEAQRVKLASFLGKKDTAQKLLFIFDEPTTGLHFHDIKKLMKAFDALVAQGHSLIVIEHNLDVVKCADWIIDIGPVGGEEGGHIVFEGLPENMIACKASFTGKYLKTKLD, from the coding sequence ATGAAATTAACCGAAGATAGTAAAATCAATACCAAAACACATATTTACATTAAAGGTGCGCGAGTACATAATTTAAAAAATATTGATGTTGCTATTGCTCGAAATAAATTTACTGTAATTACAGGTTTGTCGGGTTCAGGTAAGTCTTCTTTGGCTTTCGATACTTTATTTGCTGAGGGTCAACGTCGTTATGTAGAGAGTTTGTCATCTTATGCTCGTCAGTTTTTAGGTAAAATAGAAAAACCCGATGTTGACCATATTTACGGTATTTCTCCAGCTATTGCAATTGAACAAAAAGTAAATACTGTAAATAAGCGTTCTACAGTTGGTACATCTACCGAAATTTATGATTACTTGAAATTGCTGTTTGCTCGAATTGGCACTACTTTTTCGCCCATTTCTGGCGATTTAGTTAAAAGAGAAACGGTAAATGATGTGGTAAAATGGTTCAACCAATTAAAAGATAATGATAAGGTTTATTTGTTGTCGACCATAGATTTAAAAGATAAAGACACGAAAGAACAGCTTGATTTATTGTTGAAACAAGGGTTTAGTAGGGTTTGGATAAACAATAAAATAGAACGTATTGAACAGGTTGCCGAAAAACAAATTACAGGTGCTTCGTTAGACGTGTTGATTGATAGATTTATTATTGAAAATACTAATGATGATAACGAAAGTAGAGTTTTTGGAAGTGTTGAAACTGCTTTTTACGAAGGACAAGGAACTTGTAAAATTGTGGTGGATAGAAATAATGAGTTGACTACTAAAAATTTCAACAACAGGTTCGAAATGGATGGAATAGAGTTTCATGAACCAAACGCTCATTTTTTTAGTTTCAACAATCCTATTGGTGCGTGTAAAACGTGTGAAGGTTATGGAAGTGTTATTGGTATTGATGTTGATTTAGTAATACCAAATAAAACATTATCGGTTTATGATGATGCCATTGTTTGTTGGAGGGGCGACAAAATGAAGGAGTGGAAAGATAAATTGGTCATGAACTCATCAGAGTTTAATTTTCCTATCCACAAACCCATTTATGATTTAAGTAAAGAACAAATTGAACTCTTATGGAAAGGTAATAAACACTTTCAAGGCTTAAATGATTTCTTTAAAATGCTCGAAGCCGAAAGCTATAAAATTCAGTATAGGGTTATGCTTTCGAGATACAGAGGTAAAACTGTTTGCCCCGATTGTAAAGGAACTCGTTTACGAAAGGATGCTAATTACGTGAAAATTGATAACCATTCCATTACCGATTTGGTGTTAATGTCAATTACTCATTTGTCGGAATTTTTTGAAAAAATTACACTCTCAAAAAAAGAACAAGAAATAGGACATCGTTTGTTAATTGAAATAAGAAGCAGGTTACAATTTTTAAAAGATGTTGGCTTGGGTTATTTAACCTTGAATAGATTGTCTTCAACATTGTCGGGAGGAGAATCACAACGAATAAATTTAGCAACTTCATTAGGAAGTAGTTTGGTTGGGTCTATGTATGTACTAGACGAACCAAGCATTGGATTGCATTCAAAAGATACTGAGAACTTAATAAAAGTACTTAAAAACCTTAGAGATATTGGTAACACGGTTATTGTTGTTGAACACGATGAGGATATTATTAAAGCTGCTGATGAAGTGATTGATTTAGGTCCGTTTGCAGGGCATTTAGGAGGAGAACTCATTTTTCAAGGTAATGTAGAAGCGCTTGAAAAGGATAAAAAAAGTTTGACTGCTCAATACATGAATGGTATTGAAAAAATAGAAGTTCCTAAAAAGCGAAGAAAATGGAATAATTACATTGAGATTAAAGGAGCAAGAGAGAATAATTTAAAAAACATTGATGTTAAATTTCCTCTCCATACTTTAACGGTTATCACAGGGGTTAGTGGTTCAGGAAAATCATCGTTAGTTAAAAACTGTTTATTACCATCAGTAAAAAAAATATTTGATGGGTATGCTGAAAATTCGGGGAAAATTGACCGTATAGAAGGCGATATTAACCAAATAAAAGGGGTTGAATTTATTAATCAAAATCCAATAGGAAAATCATCGCGGTCAAATCCTGTAACATACATTAAGGCATACGACGATATTAGGAATTTGTTTGCTTCTCAAAAATTAGCCAAAACCCGTCGATTAAAACCATCTCATTTTTCGTTTAATATTGATGGTGGTCGTTGCGAAACATGTAAAGGTGAAGGTGAAATAACGGTAGAAATGCAGTTTATGTCCGACATCCATTTGAAATGTGAGGCATGTAATGGAAAACGATTTAAAAACGATATTTTAGAAATAAAAATTAACAATGCAACTATTTCGGATGTGTTGGATATGACCATTGATGAGTCGATGGATTATTTTAAGCAAATAGAAGGGAACATAAGTGCTAAAATTGTTCAAAAAATCAGTACGCTACAAGAGGTTGGATTGGGTTATGTTCATTTAGGACAATCGTCAAATACATTAAGTGGAGGAGAAGCACAACGAGTAAAATTGGCTTCGTTTTTAGGAAAAAAAGATACTGCTCAAAAACTTCTTTTTATTTTTGATGAACCTACAACTGGATTGCATTTTCATGATATAAAAAAACTAATGAAAGCATTTGATGCTTTAGTTGCACAAGGACATTCGTTAATTGTTATTGAACATAATTTAGATGTTGTGAAATGTGCTGATTGGATTATAGATATTGGTCCTGTGGGTGGTGAAGAAGGCGGACACATCGTTTTTGAGGGATTACCTGAAAATATGATAGCTTGTAAAGCATCTTTTACAGGTAAATATTTGAAAACTAAGTTAGATTGA
- a CDS encoding phosphatase PAP2 family protein, with amino-acid sequence MRNYFTYLLLFFALVAQCQNDSSGIQYYQINENLQYGYAKPKLFDGVTNIPKNYLDLGRGFKDKKNIAWVGIAIASTGILIPPDQDLIGHVENISYSLNLSRRHQYKKIFGLMEYPTNISATFYHFGHGSISLLVAGGLLTTGLIRNDYRAIHTSIEIGESLLTLGVMTQGLKRVFGRQSPNQSTVDGGEWNFFPNQRDYMKHTAYYDAMPSGHMATIIAAVTVVSKNYPEARWVKPLGYTMATLMGIEMMNSGVHWASDYPLGILIGYSVATVSVNRRIKRIDTSTTSYHQTKIHPQFFVSSLYGTPVYGIKAVF; translated from the coding sequence TTGAGGAATTACTTTACATATCTGTTATTATTTTTTGCATTGGTAGCTCAATGCCAAAACGATTCGTCTGGTATTCAATATTACCAGATAAATGAGAACTTACAGTATGGTTATGCAAAACCAAAATTGTTTGATGGGGTTACAAATATTCCAAAAAATTATTTGGATTTAGGAAGGGGCTTTAAGGATAAAAAAAATATTGCATGGGTTGGAATTGCTATAGCATCAACAGGCATTCTAATTCCTCCTGATCAAGATTTAATTGGACATGTGGAGAATATTTCTTATTCTTTAAATCTTTCAAGAAGACATCAGTACAAAAAGATTTTTGGGTTGATGGAGTACCCAACCAATATTTCTGCAACTTTTTACCATTTTGGGCATGGTAGTATTTCGCTTTTAGTTGCTGGTGGATTATTGACTACTGGGTTAATAAGAAACGATTATAGAGCAATTCATACTTCTATTGAGATAGGTGAAAGCTTACTTACACTTGGTGTTATGACACAAGGATTGAAGCGTGTTTTTGGTAGACAAAGCCCAAACCAATCAACTGTTGATGGGGGTGAATGGAATTTTTTTCCAAATCAACGAGATTATATGAAACATACTGCCTATTATGATGCAATGCCCTCTGGACATATGGCTACAATAATTGCAGCAGTAACGGTTGTGTCTAAAAATTACCCAGAAGCAAGATGGGTTAAACCTTTAGGTTATACCATGGCTACTTTAATGGGTATTGAAATGATGAATAGTGGAGTACATTGGGCGTCCGATTACCCATTGGGAATTTTAATTGGTTATTCTGTTGCTACGGTATCGGTAAACCGAAGAATAAAACGGATTGATACATCAACTACTTCTTACCATCAAACAAAAATACATCCTCAATTTTTTGTGTCGAGTTTATACGGTACTCCAGTTTATGGAATTAAAGCGGTGTTTTAA